In a genomic window of Meleagris gallopavo isolate NT-WF06-2002-E0010 breed Aviagen turkey brand Nicholas breeding stock chromosome 1, Turkey_5.1, whole genome shotgun sequence:
- the LOC104914241 gene encoding phosphatidylinositol 4,5-bisphosphate 3-kinase catalytic subunit gamma isoform-like translates to MELGDYEQPVVMREENKRRRRRMKPHCTSSNLSSMELISIEFILPTSNKHTKVPEMMLLEIAGNCTVEQMKAQIWMRAIEMSQTTDFYHAFTPDQFVLQYQKKGQWYEIYDKHQLLQTLDCILYWKVLQKKVGKIYVVQKQKPSEEVQEFQRQLNDLIGYDVTDVSNVHDDELEFTRRRLVTPRMIEVACRDPKLYAMHPWTTSKPLPEYLFKKITNNNIFIIIHRGTTSQKIKVSIDDTPDMILHSFFTKMAKKKSLMDIPEDHSELDFVLRICGRDEYITGDTPIKDFHWIRQCLKNGEEIHLVLDNPPDPSEDEVQKEEWPLVDDCTGVTGYHEQLTIDGKDHERVFTISLWDCNRKFRVKIIGIDIPVLPRNTDLTVFVEANIQHGQQLLSQRRTSSKPFTEEVLWNIWLEFDIKIKDLPKGALLNLQIYCGKAQGLSTKTNLQSHESPNSDSKCKTQLLYYVNLLLIDHRFLLRSGEYVLHMWKIPGKGEEQGSINADKLTSATNPDKENSMAISIVLDKYCHPIALPKHRITSDSQGDRTRAEMPNQLRKQLEEIIATDPLNPLSPEDKELLWHFRYESIKHPKAYPKLLSSVKWGQQEIVAKTYQLLAKKEAWDQSTLDVGLTMQLLDCNFSDENVRAMAVQKLESLEDDDVLHYLLQLVQVRCICICIFDLWLLRIFTSPYNHSHVSKQPCF, encoded by the coding sequence ATGGAGTTGGGTGACTATGAACAGCCTGTTGTtatgagagaagaaaacaaacgAAGGAGAAGAAGAATGAAACCTCATTGTACATCGAGTAATTTGTCTTCAATGGAACTGATATCCATTGAGTTCATTTTACCTACAAGCAATAAGCATACTAAAGTACCGGAAATGATGTTACTCGAAATAGCTGGAAACTGTACTGTTGagcaaatgaaagcacaaaTTTGGATGCGTGCAATAGAGATGAGTCAAACCACAGACTTCTACCATGCATTCACCCCGGATCAGTTCGTACTTCAGTATCAGAAGAAGGGGCAATGGTATGAAATTTATGATAAGCATCAACTATTACAGACATTAGACTGCATACTGTACTGGAAAGTGTTACAGAAGAAAGTAGGCAAGATATATGTAGTCCAGAAACAAAAACCATCAGAAGAAGTTCAGGAATTTCAGCGGCAGCTTAATGATTTAATTGGTTATGATGTTACTGATGTAAGCAACGTGCACGATGATGAACTAGAATTTACCCGACGCAGATTAGTCACTCCACGAATGATAGAAGTAGCTTGTAGAGATCCTAAATTGTATGCAATGCACCCATGGACTACATCTAAGCCACTCCCAGAATATTTGTTCAAAAAGATAACtaataataacatttttataatcATACATAGAGGAACGACGAGCCAAAAAATTAAAGTGTCGATAGATGACACTCCAGATATGATTCTCCATAGCTTTTTCACaaaaatggcaaagaaaaaatctttaatgGATATTCCTGAAGATCATAGCGAACTGGATTTTGTTCTTAGGATTTGTGGCAGAGATGAGTACATTACTGGAGACACACCCATCAAGGATTTTCACTGGATAAGACAGTGCCTTAAGAATGGGGAAGAAATCCACCTTGTGTTAGACAACCCCCCTGACCCAAGTGAGGATGAGGTGCAGAAGGAAGAGTGGCCCTTGGTAGATGACTGTACAGGAGTTACAGGATATCACGAACAATTGACTATAGATGGAAAAGATCATGAGAGAGTCTTCACTATCTCTTTGTGGGATTGTAACAGGAAATTCAGGGTGAAAATAATTGGTATTGATATCCCAGTTTTACCAAGAAATACTGATCTTACTGTATTTGTAGAGGCTAACATTCAACATGGGCAACAGCTCCTTTCACAAAGGAGGACTTCCTCAAAGCCTTTTACTGAAGAGGTTCTGTGGAATATTTGGTTGGAATTTGATATCAAAATCAAGGATTTGCCTAAAGGAGCACTCTTGAATCTTCAGATATATTGTGGTAAAGCACAGGGATTGTCCACAAAGACAAACCTTCAGTCACACGAATCCCCCAACTCTGATTCAAAATGCAAAACTCAACTTCTCTATTATGTGAATCTTTTATTGATAGATCACCGTTTCCTGCTACGAAGTGGGGAGTATGTTCTCCACATGTGGAAAATCCCAGGCAAAGGGGAAGAACAAGGAAGTATCAATGCAGACAAACTCACCTCGGCAACTAATCCGGATAAAGAAAACTCCATGGCTATCTCTATTGTGCTGGACAAATATTGTCACCCAATTGCCTTGCCCAAGCACAGGATAACATCTGACTCTCAGGGGGACAGGACACGAGCTGAAATGCCCAACCAGCTTCGCAAGCAACTTGAAGAGATCATAGCAACTGACCCACTTAATCCACTTTCTCCTGAGGACAAAGAACTGTTGTGGCACTTTAGATACGAAAGCATAAAGCATCCCAAGGCATACCCTAAGCTGCTTAGTTCTGTCAAATGGGGACAACAAGAAATAGTGGCCAAAACATACCAGTTGCTAGCTAAAAAGGAGGCGTGGGATCAAAGCACTTTAGATGTTGGACTCACAATGCAGCTTCTGGACTGTAACTTTTCTGATGAAAATGTACGAGCAATGGCAGTTCAAAAACTGGAAAGTTTAGAAGATGATGATGTTCTTCATTATCTTTTGCAGCTTGTGCAGGTAAGgtgtatttgtatttgtatttttgatCTCTGGCTTCTGAGAATATTTACATCACCATATAACCATTCCCATGTCAGCAAACAACCCTGTTTTTGA